The Pedobacter roseus genome contains a region encoding:
- a CDS encoding glycoside hydrolase family 2 protein → MKPKILISFLLLIPFLGWAQHPDLRKTYNFNPGWKLYVGNVTHAEAVDFDDNSWKSITLPHAWNEDEAFKKSIDSLSTGIVWYRKRFTVPDAKDKKVFLEFEGIRQAGEFYLNGKFIGRHENGVMAFGFDIGNLIHTDKENILAVKIDNAWNYKEKETNSGYQWNDKNFNANYGGISKNVRLHVTGKTYQTLPLYSILKTTGNYIYAKDFKIKEKSAVVVSESQVKNESGQTKSLVYEVEIKDADGKSIKVFSAPAQVINPGETLVLTAEALVNNLNFWSWGYGYLYSIHTRLKENGTIIDELTTKTGFRKTAFKNGMAYLNDRVLMMKGYAQRSSNEWPAIGLSVPPWLSDYSNRLMVESNANLVRWMHITPWKQDVESCDRVGLIQAMPAGDSEKDVTGTRWDQRKAVMTDAIIYNRNNPSILFYECGNESISAAHIQEMKEIRNLYDPFGGRAIGSREMLDIPEAEYGGEMLYINKSAGKPLWSMEYSRDEALRKYWDEFSPPYHKNGAGPLYKGADASDYNRNQDSQAIEDVIRWNEYYEARPGTGTRVSSGGVNIIFSDSNTHYRGEENYRRSGEVDAMRIPKDAFFAHQVMWDGWVDVKKTGLHIVGHWNYKPGTRKNIYVIATGDKVELYLNNKSLGYGEKSDGFLFSFKNADFKPGVLKAVSYSTKGTKLAEKQLQTAGEPVSLKLTAIKNPTGFKADGADVALVQVEVVDRLGNRCPTALNLINFEIDGPAEWRGGLAQGPDNYILAKKLPVEGGVNRVLIRSTTTAGTINLKAFSDGLKPASIAVETLPVKVQNGLAMQLPAYGLAPNLDKGPTPSSPSYVDTRKSVKIITAEAGANQDKANLSFDDNELSDWVNDGKIASAWIKYHLEKESTVSAVSLKLNGFRTKIYPIQILVDGVTVFKGNTKTSLGYFVAEFKPVKGKTVTIQLLGSGTSGQEAIGLEVNGKKLDDGIERAETKLKGALSIIEAEVYTKP, encoded by the coding sequence ATGAAACCAAAAATCTTAATCTCATTTCTTTTACTAATACCGTTTTTAGGATGGGCACAACATCCGGATTTGCGCAAAACCTACAATTTTAATCCGGGGTGGAAGCTCTATGTTGGCAATGTAACCCATGCCGAAGCTGTTGATTTTGATGATAACAGCTGGAAATCAATTACGCTACCCCATGCCTGGAATGAGGACGAAGCATTTAAAAAATCGATTGACTCACTATCTACAGGCATCGTTTGGTACAGAAAACGTTTTACCGTTCCGGATGCAAAGGATAAAAAAGTATTCCTCGAGTTTGAGGGAATAAGACAGGCCGGTGAGTTCTATTTAAACGGAAAATTTATCGGTCGCCATGAAAATGGTGTAATGGCATTCGGTTTCGATATCGGTAACCTCATCCATACCGATAAAGAAAACATCCTGGCTGTTAAAATTGATAATGCATGGAATTATAAAGAAAAAGAAACCAACTCCGGCTACCAGTGGAACGATAAAAATTTTAACGCCAACTACGGTGGCATTTCTAAAAATGTCCGTCTGCATGTTACCGGAAAAACCTATCAAACCCTCCCACTCTATTCAATATTAAAAACAACCGGCAATTATATTTACGCCAAAGATTTTAAAATCAAAGAAAAATCGGCTGTAGTGGTATCCGAATCTCAGGTAAAAAATGAAAGCGGGCAAACAAAATCATTGGTTTATGAGGTTGAAATTAAAGATGCGGATGGGAAATCGATCAAGGTTTTTAGCGCACCTGCCCAGGTTATTAATCCGGGAGAAACACTGGTATTAACAGCAGAAGCTTTAGTCAATAACCTGAATTTTTGGAGCTGGGGATATGGATATTTATACAGCATACACACCCGTTTAAAGGAAAACGGAACCATAATAGACGAACTAACGACCAAAACAGGTTTCAGAAAAACAGCATTTAAAAACGGGATGGCTTACTTAAACGACCGTGTTTTAATGATGAAAGGATATGCCCAGCGCAGCAGTAACGAATGGCCGGCCATTGGTTTATCGGTACCACCCTGGTTAAGCGATTATAGCAACCGCTTAATGGTAGAAAGCAATGCCAATTTGGTACGCTGGATGCACATTACCCCCTGGAAACAGGATGTAGAATCTTGCGACCGCGTGGGGCTGATCCAGGCTATGCCCGCCGGTGATTCGGAAAAAGATGTTACCGGTACCCGCTGGGACCAGCGAAAAGCGGTAATGACGGATGCCATTATTTACAACCGCAATAATCCAAGTATTTTGTTTTACGAATGTGGAAACGAATCCATCAGCGCTGCTCATATACAAGAAATGAAAGAGATCAGAAACTTATACGATCCTTTCGGCGGAAGAGCCATCGGATCGCGTGAAATGCTGGATATTCCCGAGGCAGAATATGGCGGCGAAATGCTGTACATCAACAAAAGTGCAGGCAAGCCCTTATGGTCAATGGAATATTCGAGAGACGAAGCACTACGTAAATATTGGGACGAATTTTCACCACCCTACCATAAAAACGGCGCCGGACCATTATATAAAGGTGCTGATGCGAGTGATTATAACCGCAACCAGGATTCGCAGGCAATTGAAGATGTCATCCGTTGGAATGAATACTACGAAGCAAGGCCAGGTACCGGAACAAGGGTGAGTTCAGGAGGTGTAAACATCATTTTTTCTGATTCGAATACCCATTACCGGGGTGAAGAAAATTACCGCAGAAGCGGCGAAGTAGATGCCATGCGCATTCCTAAAGATGCCTTTTTTGCCCATCAGGTAATGTGGGATGGCTGGGTAGATGTTAAAAAAACGGGGCTGCATATTGTTGGGCATTGGAACTACAAACCCGGCACCCGTAAAAATATATATGTAATTGCCACTGGCGATAAGGTAGAGTTATACCTGAACAATAAATCACTCGGGTATGGGGAAAAATCTGACGGATTTCTGTTCTCTTTTAAAAATGCAGATTTTAAACCCGGAGTATTAAAAGCCGTTTCCTATTCTACAAAAGGAACAAAACTGGCCGAAAAACAGCTGCAAACTGCTGGCGAACCGGTAAGCCTAAAACTAACGGCAATTAAAAATCCCACTGGCTTTAAGGCTGATGGCGCGGATGTGGCTCTGGTACAGGTTGAAGTAGTTGACCGGTTAGGAAACCGCTGCCCTACCGCTTTAAATTTAATTAATTTTGAAATTGATGGCCCGGCAGAGTGGCGTGGTGGTTTGGCACAGGGACCCGATAATTATATTTTAGCAAAAAAACTCCCGGTTGAGGGTGGCGTAAACAGGGTACTCATCAGGTCCACAACCACTGCCGGAACCATTAACCTGAAAGCTTTTTCAGATGGTTTAAAACCAGCGTCAATTGCGGTAGAAACTTTACCTGTAAAAGTACAAAATGGCCTGGCGATGCAATTACCTGCCTATGGCTTAGCCCCTAACCTGGATAAAGGGCCAACACCATCGAGCCCATCTTACGTTGACACGAGAAAATCAGTTAAAATAATAACTGCAGAGGCCGGTGCGAACCAAGATAAAGCCAATTTAAGTTTTGACGACAATGAACTGAGCGATTGGGTAAACGATGGCAAAATTGCTTCGGCCTGGATAAAATATCACCTGGAAAAAGAAAGTACTGTTTCTGCTGTTTCCTTAAAATTAAATGGTTTCAGGACAAAAATCTACCCAATTCAAATTTTGGTTGATGGTGTAACGGTTTTTAAAGGAAATACCAAAACCAGTTTAGGTTATTTCGTTGCCGAATTTAAACCTGTAAAAGGTAAAACCGTAACCATACAGCTTTTAGGCTCAGGCACAAGCGGGCAAGAAGCAATTGGACTTGAAGTAAACGGCAAAAAACTCGATGATGGCATAGAAAGGGCAGAAACCAAATTAAAAGGTGCATTAAGTATTATAGAAGCTGAAGTTTATACTAAACCATAA
- a CDS encoding GH39 family glycosyl hydrolase yields the protein MKKFKATVLTFIGIICFANGLFAQTKADIEVNFDREIAPMKPVWAWFGYDEPNYTYMKDGQKLLSEISKLSPVPVYVRAHNLLTSGDGTPALKWGSTNAYTEDANGKPVYNWKIVDQIFDAYVKRGMKPLAQIGFMPEALSIKPQPYQHKWKPGARYDEILTGWAYPPKDYKKWGDLAYEWVKHSIARYGKAEVESWYWEVWNEPDGAYWKGTQQEFFKLYDYAADGVKRALPTAKIGGANVTGGGSKYLDAFISHCLNDTNYATGKIGSPLDAVLFHAKGSPRVINGTVVMSIKNQLKNIESNYRIIQKYPQLKNIPVIIGESDPEGCAACGMSTNPENAYRNGTMYSSYTAASFARLYQLTDEYKINLLGAVTWSFEFENQPWFAGFRDLATNGVDKPVLNVFRMFGMMKGKRVEAKSDRMYPLKSVLDSSIRKTTDLGVLATKDQKSAAVLIWNYHDEDKDLSKDLISIKLNGIQAKVVTLTKYLIDNEHNNSYEVWKKMGSPQNPDSKQIALLEKAGQLKMIDKPTKYNLASDNLQFELKRQGVMLLKLEW from the coding sequence ATGAAGAAATTTAAAGCAACCGTACTAACTTTTATAGGCATCATTTGCTTCGCCAATGGCCTGTTTGCACAAACCAAAGCCGATATTGAGGTCAACTTTGACCGCGAAATTGCACCTATGAAACCGGTTTGGGCCTGGTTTGGTTATGATGAACCCAATTATACCTACATGAAAGATGGTCAGAAATTACTCAGCGAAATTTCGAAACTAAGTCCGGTGCCTGTTTACGTGAGGGCGCACAACCTTTTAACCTCAGGTGATGGCACACCAGCTTTAAAATGGGGATCAACCAATGCCTATACCGAGGATGCAAACGGAAAACCGGTTTACAACTGGAAAATTGTGGATCAGATATTTGATGCCTACGTTAAGCGCGGAATGAAACCTTTGGCCCAAATCGGCTTTATGCCCGAGGCCTTATCGATAAAACCACAGCCTTATCAGCACAAATGGAAACCTGGTGCACGTTACGACGAAATTTTAACCGGTTGGGCTTACCCACCTAAAGATTATAAAAAATGGGGCGATTTAGCTTACGAATGGGTAAAACACAGTATAGCCCGTTATGGAAAGGCTGAAGTGGAGAGCTGGTACTGGGAAGTGTGGAATGAACCCGATGGCGCCTATTGGAAAGGTACGCAACAGGAGTTTTTTAAACTTTACGATTATGCGGCCGATGGTGTTAAGCGGGCTTTGCCAACAGCCAAAATCGGCGGTGCAAATGTAACGGGAGGAGGTTCGAAATACCTTGATGCTTTTATTTCCCACTGTTTAAACGATACCAATTACGCCACCGGAAAAATCGGCTCTCCATTAGATGCAGTGCTGTTTCATGCCAAAGGCTCGCCAAGAGTAATAAACGGAACAGTAGTAATGAGCATTAAAAATCAACTCAAAAACATTGAATCAAATTATCGGATCATTCAAAAATACCCGCAGCTTAAAAACATACCTGTTATTATAGGCGAATCAGATCCTGAGGGTTGTGCGGCCTGCGGCATGTCTACCAATCCTGAAAATGCCTACCGCAATGGCACCATGTACTCCAGTTATACCGCAGCCTCTTTTGCCCGGTTATATCAGCTTACCGATGAATATAAAATTAACCTTTTAGGTGCGGTAACCTGGTCGTTCGAATTTGAAAACCAACCCTGGTTTGCGGGTTTTAGAGATTTAGCAACAAACGGTGTAGATAAACCTGTTTTAAATGTATTCAGGATGTTTGGCATGATGAAAGGTAAACGTGTTGAAGCAAAAAGCGACCGCATGTATCCTTTAAAATCTGTGCTCGATTCGAGCATTAGAAAAACAACCGATCTGGGCGTATTGGCTACAAAGGACCAGAAATCTGCTGCAGTTTTAATCTGGAATTACCATGATGAGGATAAAGACCTATCGAAAGATTTAATTTCAATTAAGTTAAATGGCATTCAGGCTAAAGTGGTAACCCTCACCAAATACCTGATTGATAATGAACATAACAATTCTTATGAGGTTTGGAAAAAAATGGGATCACCACAAAATCCTGATTCCAAACAGATCGCTTTACTGGAAAAAGCCGGCCAGTTGAAAATGATCGATAAACCCACGAAGTATAATTTAGCGTCTGATAATTTACAATTTGAATTGAAGAGACAAGGGGTTATGTTATTGAAATTGGAGTGGTAA
- a CDS encoding RagB/SusD family nutrient uptake outer membrane protein: protein MDFNKKVIALLAVALLAIGSWSCKKITDEVPEDKLDITNAYRNVGDADAAVIGAYGQFLGLEKLYILQNELRGDLVEATGNADAYLKQLSNHTTSKDNPYIDPRPYYAVILNINDALKNFNLMLADHRMSVDDYNKHYSDLGALRSFIYLQLGAQYGSVPYITEPVEKVEDVKNLSLYPRISFDELLTRLIDFTEKLPYKEVYSYPAGNALNVAIDGQNTQKIFICKPFILGDLYLWKGNYLKAAENYAKVMNVENTNSNINVQFDAYKVVGYLSSAYNDLVVRYTRAQDEGALITDGGWRNMFIQPTNNITWNSEFFWGIPYNPSYKPGNPMVDVCSSIYGKYLIKPSQAAIDNWAAQRQYSGIPYDARGRLSYENSAAGPVITKLTDNNTILSSFNKGGKWGIYRAGLLHLRFSEAANRDGQGKLGWAFLNIGIQDTYYTGTYLSGAKSPVSTAEINTMQTPYPTSSPYYFDARSNSDYKSPWYRNTGIRNRANVRPIDVSFQTDMVGLEGKIIDEAALELAFEGNRWPDLIRIARRQNNPAFLADRIYQKLLKAGDPNASATRTKLMTPSNWYLPFEWN, encoded by the coding sequence ATGGATTTTAATAAAAAAGTTATTGCCCTATTAGCGGTAGCCCTGCTTGCAATAGGTTCATGGTCGTGCAAAAAAATTACAGACGAAGTACCCGAAGATAAATTGGATATTACCAATGCTTATCGGAATGTGGGTGATGCAGATGCAGCCGTAATTGGTGCTTATGGCCAGTTTTTGGGGCTCGAAAAGTTATACATTTTACAAAACGAACTGCGTGGCGATCTGGTAGAGGCTACAGGTAATGCCGATGCTTATTTAAAGCAACTATCAAACCACACCACCAGCAAAGATAATCCTTATATCGATCCAAGGCCTTACTACGCGGTAATCTTAAATATTAACGACGCACTCAAAAACTTTAATTTAATGCTTGCCGACCATAGGATGAGTGTTGATGATTACAATAAACATTATTCCGATTTGGGTGCTTTGCGCAGTTTTATCTATTTACAGCTGGGTGCACAGTACGGTAGCGTTCCCTATATCACCGAACCGGTAGAGAAGGTAGAAGATGTTAAAAATTTAAGCCTTTACCCTCGCATATCTTTCGATGAACTGTTAACCCGACTAATTGATTTTACCGAAAAACTGCCTTACAAAGAGGTTTATTCTTATCCGGCAGGCAATGCATTAAATGTGGCCATCGACGGACAAAACACCCAAAAAATATTCATCTGTAAACCTTTTATCCTGGGCGATTTATATTTGTGGAAAGGCAATTATTTAAAGGCTGCAGAGAATTATGCTAAGGTGATGAATGTTGAAAATACCAATAGCAATATCAATGTACAGTTTGATGCGTATAAAGTAGTTGGTTATTTAAGCTCTGCCTATAACGATCTGGTGGTTCGTTATACCAGGGCCCAGGATGAAGGTGCTTTAATTACCGATGGTGGTTGGCGCAATATGTTTATACAGCCCACTAATAATATTACCTGGAATTCGGAGTTCTTTTGGGGCATACCCTATAACCCAAGTTATAAACCCGGTAATCCAATGGTTGATGTTTGCTCTTCCATATATGGCAAATATTTAATCAAACCTTCGCAGGCTGCGATAGATAACTGGGCTGCTCAAAGGCAATATAGCGGCATCCCTTACGACGCAAGAGGAAGATTATCTTACGAAAACTCGGCAGCTGGTCCGGTGATTACCAAATTAACCGATAACAATACCATTCTGAGCAGTTTTAATAAAGGTGGTAAATGGGGCATTTATCGCGCAGGTCTTTTACATCTGCGTTTTTCGGAAGCGGCAAACCGTGATGGACAGGGCAAATTGGGCTGGGCCTTTTTAAATATCGGGATCCAGGATACTTATTATACAGGAACTTATTTAAGTGGTGCAAAATCTCCTGTTTCTACTGCCGAGATCAATACCATGCAAACACCTTATCCTACCTCATCGCCCTATTATTTTGATGCCAGAAGCAATTCAGATTACAAATCGCCCTGGTATAGGAATACAGGGATTAGAAACAGGGCAAATGTGCGCCCAATTGATGTAAGCTTTCAAACCGATATGGTGGGCTTAGAGGGTAAAATTATCGATGAGGCTGCACTCGAACTGGCTTTTGAAGGAAACCGTTGGCCAGACCTGATCCGAATTGCCAGAAGACAAAATAATCCTGCTTTCTTAGCTGATCGTATTTATCAGAAACTACTGAAAGCCGGTGATCCGAATGCGAGTGCAACGAGAACTAAATTAATGACACCAAGCAATTGGTATTTACCTTTTGAGTGGAATTAA
- a CDS encoding SusC/RagA family TonB-linked outer membrane protein: protein MHNFTIIRKGILLALFGLMCSAMALAQQTDTSKTDSSQYSTDTTTVKVRQKKLVGQKIAGVVVDGYTNKPITGAKLTVTDFSGALTDNNGKFSIVVPDFNATILVSFTNYHTKLLPVHKGKLVTIKIYPATYNSLFTEVVLPTGTQNLARSQSALSYLNPQGGWNVNSETPDSYLQGRMAGVNSIRRSGTPGIGADVFVRGFTSLYASNQPLYVVDGMVYDANSYGTSLTTGHKNNPLQFIDVRDIENITLIKDASAAAVYGTKAANGVMIITTSHAKDLATLIDFSAYTGINLKPKKINVMGVDDYRSYLSDVLKSQGLSASVIAAKPYMNDDPNPVTNPTYHMYHQNTDWQDEVFKNSIDQSYFLKVSGGDNIAKYALSAGYSADKGIIDSTSNNKYSMRFNSDLNLTKKLTGNTNLSFTYTEQRLKDQGLSARSNPIFLSLVKAPFLAVNEISATGAVSPNLAEADTLGVSNPRALIEKGLNQKKAYRFFGNINFDYAFNKTFKLSNLTGVTYDKTQETLFIPRKGVTNEILPTTIGDSKLGTQVIRYFSVFDDLHLSFDRRFGNDHTLHAALGTRYTSSQSEQDYAIGYNSATDVLISIGNSNAALRYFGGDIGKWSNLNSYFTANYNYKDKYYLSLNAAVDQSSRFGRKDISSSVRYIGGYGLDILGNKSAILPALSAAWLISSENFMRDYKYIDLLKFRLSYGLVGNDDIGNYNNRQYYVSQNLLGLQGLVRGNIANPGIQWEQVAKFNTGIDASFFNERLSLSLDYYIHTTSKMLAYVPVASVGGINSYIDNQGGMRTSGLDFGLNSRILNKTLKWDLGITLGTYKNKINSLPGNIDILTSYANGTYLTRVGQTANLFYGQRTNGVYATTAEATAAGLSIRNSSGALVPFTGGDTRFIDTNGDKIINDADRVVIGDPNPDIYGSINNTFSYKNWSLDVFFSFVAGNDIYNYTRSVLESGNSYYNQTDIVRNRWRGEGQVTNVPKASFGDPMGNAQFSDRWIEDGAYLRLRTLNLTYNVPLKAKAIKYARLYATANNVFTLTNYLGYDPEFSASGSIFTQGVDTTLEPQFRSFQLGVRIGL from the coding sequence ATGCATAATTTTACCATCATAAGAAAAGGAATTTTACTCGCGCTGTTTGGGCTGATGTGCTCCGCTATGGCTCTTGCTCAGCAAACCGATACCAGCAAAACAGATTCGAGCCAATACAGTACCGATACCACAACGGTAAAGGTGAGACAGAAAAAATTGGTAGGCCAGAAAATAGCAGGCGTTGTGGTAGATGGATATACCAATAAGCCCATCACCGGAGCCAAACTTACCGTAACCGATTTTTCGGGTGCTTTAACCGATAATAATGGGAAGTTCAGCATTGTTGTTCCCGATTTTAACGCGACTATCTTAGTCAGTTTTACCAATTACCACACCAAATTATTACCGGTACATAAAGGCAAGTTAGTTACCATTAAAATTTATCCAGCTACCTACAACTCTTTATTTACCGAGGTAGTATTGCCTACTGGTACACAAAACCTGGCCCGTTCTCAATCAGCCTTAAGTTATCTGAACCCTCAGGGCGGCTGGAACGTTAATTCGGAAACGCCAGACAGTTACCTGCAAGGCCGCATGGCTGGGGTTAACTCGATAAGAAGATCGGGAACACCAGGTATTGGTGCCGATGTGTTTGTACGCGGTTTTACTTCCCTGTATGCCTCGAACCAGCCATTATATGTTGTTGATGGAATGGTTTACGATGCCAATTCTTATGGTACATCGCTTACTACCGGTCACAAAAACAATCCTTTACAGTTTATCGATGTTCGGGATATCGAAAACATCACTCTGATTAAAGATGCATCGGCCGCTGCGGTTTATGGTACCAAGGCTGCTAATGGCGTAATGATCATTACCACCAGCCATGCTAAAGATCTGGCTACATTGATCGATTTTTCTGCCTATACAGGGATCAATTTAAAGCCTAAAAAAATTAATGTAATGGGGGTAGACGATTATCGTAGTTATTTATCTGATGTGTTGAAAAGCCAGGGTTTAAGCGCAAGTGTTATTGCCGCTAAACCCTATATGAACGATGATCCAAATCCGGTAACCAATCCAACATACCACATGTATCATCAAAATACCGATTGGCAGGATGAGGTATTTAAAAATAGCATCGATCAGAGTTATTTTCTGAAAGTAAGTGGCGGCGATAACATTGCCAAATATGCACTTTCGGCAGGCTACTCGGCTGATAAGGGCATTATAGATTCGACTAGCAACAATAAATATTCAATGCGTTTTAACAGCGACCTGAATTTAACCAAGAAACTTACCGGGAATACCAATTTATCATTTACCTATACCGAGCAGCGATTAAAAGACCAGGGTTTATCGGCCCGTTCAAACCCCATCTTCCTGTCGCTGGTTAAGGCTCCGTTTTTGGCCGTAAACGAAATTAGTGCAACCGGAGCGGTTTCGCCAAACCTGGCCGAAGCGGATACTTTGGGCGTAAGTAACCCGCGGGCGTTAATAGAAAAAGGCCTGAACCAGAAAAAAGCCTATCGCTTTTTTGGTAATATTAATTTTGATTATGCCTTTAATAAAACCTTCAAGCTTTCTAATCTAACTGGTGTAACCTACGATAAAACACAGGAAACTTTATTTATTCCGCGTAAAGGAGTAACCAACGAAATTTTGCCAACAACCATTGGCGATAGTAAACTGGGAACGCAGGTGATTCGTTACTTCAGTGTTTTCGACGATTTGCATTTAAGCTTCGACCGTAGGTTTGGTAATGATCATACTTTACATGCGGCATTGGGTACACGGTATACTTCGAGCCAGAGCGAGCAGGATTATGCCATTGGTTACAACTCCGCAACTGATGTATTGATCAGTATTGGCAACAGTAATGCCGCCCTGCGCTATTTTGGAGGTGATATTGGTAAATGGAGCAATTTGAATAGTTATTTCACAGCCAATTATAACTATAAGGACAAGTATTATTTAAGCCTTAACGCTGCTGTAGATCAGTCGTCGAGGTTTGGCCGAAAAGATATTTCTTCTTCAGTACGCTACATTGGCGGTTATGGTTTAGATATCCTCGGTAATAAATCGGCTATTTTGCCTGCGTTAAGTGCTGCGTGGTTAATCTCTTCGGAGAATTTTATGCGCGATTATAAATACATCGATTTATTGAAATTCAGGTTAAGCTATGGTTTGGTTGGTAACGATGATATTGGTAACTACAACAACAGGCAATATTATGTTTCTCAAAACCTGTTGGGCTTACAGGGGCTTGTTCGTGGCAACATCGCCAACCCGGGCATCCAGTGGGAGCAGGTAGCCAAATTCAATACCGGTATAGATGCTTCATTTTTTAATGAGCGTTTAAGCCTGAGCCTCGATTATTACATCCATACCACCAGTAAAATGTTGGCTTATGTGCCTGTTGCATCAGTGGGCGGTATCAATTCTTATATCGATAACCAGGGTGGTATGCGTACCTCAGGATTGGATTTTGGTTTAAACAGCCGCATTTTAAATAAAACCTTAAAATGGGATTTAGGCATTACCCTGGGTACGTACAAGAATAAAATAAACAGTTTGCCAGGCAACATAGATATTTTAACCAGTTATGCCAATGGCACCTATTTAACAAGGGTGGGCCAAACGGCGAATTTATTTTACGGGCAACGTACCAATGGTGTGTATGCCACCACTGCCGAAGCTACTGCTGCAGGGCTGTCAATCAGGAATAGTTCAGGTGCATTGGTTCCATTTACAGGTGGAGATACCAGGTTTATCGATACCAATGGCGATAAGATCATTAATGATGCAGACCGTGTGGTAATCGGCGATCCTAACCCCGATATATATGGGAGTATTAACAATACGTTCAGTTATAAAAACTGGAGTTTAGATGTGTTCTTCTCTTTTGTGGCGGGCAACGACATTTACAACTATACCCGTTCGGTATTGGAATCGGGAAACAGTTACTATAACCAGACTGATATTGTTCGGAACCGCTGGCGTGGAGAAGGCCAGGTAACCAATGTGCCAAAAGCAAGTTTTGGCGACCCAATGGGCAACGCACAATTTTCTGACCGGTGGATCGAAGACGGCGCTTACCTACGTTTGCGCACCCTGAATTTAACCTATAATGTACCGCTAAAAGCAAAGGCAATTAAATATGCCAGGCTTTATGCAACAGCCAATAATGTATTTACCTTAACCAATTACTTAGGTTACGATCCTGAGTTTAGTGCCTCGGGCAGTATCTTCACACAAGGTGTAGATACCACCTTAGAGCCTCAGTTCAGGTCGTTCCAACTGGGCGTTAGAATTGGTTTATAA
- a CDS encoding fasciclin domain-containing protein translates to MKRNILHIILLLSAVFWLGSCKNALEEHSEIVNVDNSTDLLQKIASQSNLSKFAEYVRSTGYDKLLTSSQTYTVWAPTNDALATLDAAIVSDPVKLKDFVANHIGLTATAAPKGLTDTVKVLLQNTKYATMVGPTFEEAAIVGKPAFVKNGALYVIDKAVPTKLNVWDFMLSSTDAAIQTKYIANLSIQVIDTANATIIGYNALGNPIFAPNPPMVSRNAYWNSVADLRTESQQYTFFMLQDATFNTERNRLEPFYPNGGAFILVRDLVAKGLYTLDKLPDTLISTRGVKIPIKKSAIVKSYRASNGIVYVMNALPFRTKDKVPTFKIEGEFPFSFRSDRTGNTLYRLKLDDKGISYKDIEVYNHGVAEYYVQYLSTVASVKYKVYARAISGGPGDAQVANFTQRYFIYNPTTLVFDLFATQTVTPLNYAEVYLGDYTPQQYGTLQLRLTAANTTSVNQNTLILDYLRFEPILP, encoded by the coding sequence ATGAAAAGAAATATACTACATATCATATTATTACTGAGCGCTGTGTTTTGGCTGGGGAGTTGTAAAAATGCATTGGAGGAGCATAGCGAGATTGTGAATGTGGACAATTCCACTGATCTGTTGCAAAAAATTGCCAGCCAGTCTAACTTAAGTAAGTTTGCCGAATACGTGAGGAGTACCGGTTATGATAAACTGCTCACTTCATCCCAAACCTATACGGTGTGGGCGCCAACAAATGATGCATTGGCAACGCTTGATGCCGCCATTGTGAGCGATCCTGTTAAACTGAAAGATTTTGTGGCCAACCACATCGGTTTAACCGCTACCGCTGCACCTAAAGGGCTTACCGATACAGTTAAGGTACTACTTCAAAATACAAAATACGCCACCATGGTGGGGCCTACTTTCGAAGAAGCGGCTATTGTAGGTAAACCTGCTTTTGTAAAGAACGGTGCTTTATATGTGATTGATAAAGCGGTGCCAACCAAGTTAAATGTTTGGGATTTTATGCTTAGCAGTACCGATGCAGCCATCCAAACCAAGTACATTGCCAATTTATCTATACAGGTTATCGATACCGCCAATGCAACCATTATTGGTTACAATGCTTTGGGCAATCCGATATTTGCACCCAACCCACCAATGGTATCAAGAAATGCCTATTGGAACAGTGTTGCCGATTTGAGGACAGAAAGCCAGCAATACACCTTTTTTATGTTGCAGGATGCTACATTCAATACTGAGCGCAACCGTTTAGAGCCATTTTACCCAAATGGAGGCGCATTTATTTTGGTGCGCGATCTGGTAGCAAAAGGTTTATACACTTTGGATAAATTACCTGATACCCTGATTTCGACAAGGGGTGTTAAAATTCCCATCAAAAAATCGGCTATTGTAAAATCGTACCGCGCCAGTAACGGAATAGTATACGTCATGAATGCATTGCCTTTCAGAACCAAAGATAAAGTGCCTACCTTTAAAATCGAGGGCGAATTTCCTTTTAGTTTTAGGTCGGATAGAACAGGCAATACACTTTACCGGCTAAAGCTGGATGATAAGGGCATCTCCTATAAAGATATTGAAGTGTACAACCATGGCGTTGCCGAATATTATGTTCAGTACCTATCAACCGTTGCCTCAGTTAAATACAAAGTATATGCAAGGGCCATATCAGGCGGACCAGGTGATGCCCAGGTAGCTAATTTTACCCAAAGGTATTTTATTTACAACCCAACAACTTTGGTTTTCGATTTATTTGCCACACAGACTGTAACGCCTTTAAATTACGCAGAGGTTTACCTTGGCGATTACACTCCTCAACAATATGGGACATTGCAACTACGCTTAACGGCTGCCAATACCACTTCGGTTAACCAAAATACGCTCATTTTAGATTACCTGCGATTTGAACCTATTCTTCCTTAA